The Methanomethylovorans hollandica DSM 15978 genome includes a region encoding these proteins:
- a CDS encoding PEP/pyruvate-binding domain-containing protein encodes MNKNSSTKTKFLKYADKDRITSGIPQLDDIIHSLRLGDNVVWEVEELEDYRHFAVRLIRQAIRSSSKCIYVRFAPHEPILQPMEGLEIVKVDPGSGFDFFSSQVHRIIEYYGEKVYYVFDNLSSLMVEWATDELVANFFKATCPYLFELETIGYFCLTRGKHSHSTVAGIRETTQVLIDYYHINGKAYIHPLKVYDRYSQSMFLPHLVTGEAWEPILDSSKAATISSSDRRKIIRTRKSGTSPWETVYTKLKFHHDMETLDTLPQPEIIALKQELSRMIIGDHPRFNRLADAYLSLEDLLSIRDRMIGSGRIGGKAVGMLLSRNIILASEKKEEFADIIEPHDSFYIGSDVFFTFMINNDLFLLKIKLSDNSSMTKEEFEEVERRFLQGKFPEDIVEQFRELMDYFGQAPIIVRSSSLQEDNYGNAFAGKYRSEFCPNQGSPEERLEEFMHAVKLVYASALNPDALAYRRTRGLHYQDEQMAILVQRVSGMPYKQYFFPALAGVAFSKNLFRWTKRIDPGKGMIRLVFGLGTRAVDRVGRDYPRMIAVSQPTLRPETGLKVIKYSQWDVDVLDLDKRELRTISFRNLIEDCDYPGLRLFVSVMNEGYLTDPYTNSIDCSQEIVLTFNNLIKNTKFVDTIGEILRIVEEVYEHPVDIEFTASADQRGNIRINIVQCRPMTTPGNSENITIPDNIKEDNILFRSNMLINEGKVENIEYIVYIDPQAYEIADMDTKRSIGRIVGSINEKMSTMDTNFILMGPGRWGSSNIELGVNATYSEIDHTSLLVEIALEKAGHIPEVSYGTHFFQDIVEEEIIYMPVYPDMKNSSFNEAFFRNSGNMIKDILPDHERFSTVVKVINVREASGGGNAVVIANLYEQNAICYLEKPTVARTWKLDKLKGQWQ; translated from the coding sequence GTGAATAAAAACAGCAGTACAAAAACCAAGTTCCTTAAGTACGCAGATAAAGATAGAATAACAAGCGGAATCCCCCAGCTCGATGATATAATTCACTCTCTGCGCCTGGGGGATAACGTGGTGTGGGAAGTAGAGGAGCTTGAAGATTACAGACATTTTGCTGTAAGACTTATCAGACAAGCTATCAGGTCCAGCTCTAAGTGTATATATGTAAGGTTCGCACCACATGAGCCCATTCTCCAGCCAATGGAAGGACTGGAGATCGTAAAAGTAGATCCTGGTAGCGGCTTTGACTTTTTTAGTAGCCAGGTCCACAGGATAATAGAGTATTATGGAGAGAAGGTCTATTACGTATTTGATAATCTTTCATCACTCATGGTGGAGTGGGCCACCGATGAACTGGTAGCCAATTTCTTCAAAGCCACATGTCCCTATCTGTTCGAACTTGAGACCATTGGTTATTTCTGCCTTACCCGCGGAAAGCATAGTCATTCCACTGTAGCTGGCATCCGAGAAACAACTCAAGTGCTTATAGATTACTACCACATCAACGGAAAGGCATACATTCATCCACTTAAGGTCTACGATCGCTATTCTCAGAGTATGTTCCTTCCCCACCTGGTAACTGGAGAGGCATGGGAACCTATATTAGACAGTTCAAAGGCTGCCACAATATCATCCAGCGATCGTAGAAAGATCATACGTACGCGGAAAAGTGGTACATCCCCCTGGGAAACAGTGTACACGAAACTGAAGTTCCATCATGATATGGAAACACTGGACACTCTACCACAGCCCGAGATAATTGCACTGAAACAGGAACTGTCAAGGATGATCATCGGTGACCATCCCCGCTTCAACCGCCTTGCTGATGCCTACCTGTCACTGGAAGATCTGCTCAGCATACGAGACAGGATGATAGGTTCCGGTCGTATTGGTGGGAAAGCTGTAGGAATGCTGCTCTCACGCAACATTATCCTAGCAAGCGAAAAAAAAGAAGAGTTTGCAGATATAATCGAACCGCATGATTCATTCTACATTGGTTCAGATGTATTTTTCACCTTCATGATCAATAATGATCTGTTTCTCCTCAAGATAAAGCTGTCAGACAATTCCAGCATGACAAAAGAAGAATTCGAAGAGGTTGAAAGAAGGTTCCTGCAAGGCAAGTTCCCTGAAGATATTGTAGAGCAGTTCAGGGAGTTGATGGATTACTTTGGACAGGCCCCCATTATTGTAAGGTCAAGCAGCCTGCAGGAAGACAATTATGGAAATGCTTTTGCAGGCAAATATAGAAGTGAGTTCTGCCCCAATCAGGGAAGTCCGGAAGAGCGTCTTGAAGAGTTTATGCATGCAGTCAAACTTGTCTATGCCAGTGCCCTTAACCCGGATGCCCTTGCTTACAGAAGGACCAGAGGACTTCACTACCAGGATGAGCAGATGGCCATACTGGTGCAGCGCGTGTCCGGCATGCCCTATAAACAATATTTCTTCCCGGCGCTTGCAGGGGTCGCTTTCTCAAAGAACCTCTTCCGCTGGACAAAGAGGATAGACCCTGGAAAAGGAATGATCCGGCTTGTCTTTGGACTTGGAACCCGAGCTGTGGATCGTGTCGGCAGGGACTACCCCAGAATGATCGCAGTAAGCCAGCCGACATTGCGCCCTGAGACCGGCCTGAAGGTCATAAAATACTCGCAGTGGGACGTCGATGTTTTGGACCTTGATAAAAGGGAACTCAGAACCATATCTTTCCGCAACCTTATTGAAGACTGTGATTACCCTGGGCTCAGACTGTTCGTTTCGGTCATGAACGAAGGATATCTTACTGATCCGTACACCAATTCCATAGACTGCTCACAGGAAATAGTGCTAACATTCAACAACCTCATAAAGAACACAAAATTCGTTGATACTATAGGAGAAATACTAAGGATAGTAGAAGAAGTATATGAGCATCCGGTAGATATCGAATTTACAGCATCTGCTGATCAAAGGGGAAATATAAGGATAAACATAGTCCAGTGCAGACCCATGACAACACCAGGCAACAGCGAGAATATAACCATACCAGACAACATAAAAGAGGATAATATCCTGTTCCGGTCCAACATGCTCATCAATGAGGGAAAAGTGGAAAATATTGAGTATATAGTTTACATTGACCCCCAGGCATATGAAATTGCAGATATGGATACAAAAAGGTCCATAGGCCGTATTGTAGGAAGCATCAACGAAAAAATGAGCACTATGGACACTAATTTCATATTGATGGGGCCTGGAAGATGGGGAAGCAGCAACATAGAACTGGGCGTCAATGCAACATATAGCGAGATAGATCACACATCACTGCTTGTCGAGATTGCGCTTGAGAAAGCAGGCCATATTCCGGAAGTCTCCTATGGGACACATTTCTTCCAGGACATAGTTGAAGAAGAGATCATCTACATGCCTGTCTATCCGGACATGAAAAACTCTAGCTTCAACGAAGCTTTCTTCAGGAACTCGGGCAACATGATCAAAGATATCCTGCCTGACCATGAAAGATTTAGCACTGTGGTCAAGGTGATCAATGTCCGTGAGGCATCCGGCGGAGGTAATGCAGTAGTTATCGCGAACCTGTATGAACAGAATGCCATCTGCTACCTTGAAAAACCTACGGTTGCAAGAACATGGAAACTGGACAAGCTGAAGGGACAATGGCAATAA
- a CDS encoding B12-binding domain-containing protein has product MLFETEATNLLTKAKRSVIERDNVTAEQVSYEALDFGVSPLEVIELGFIEGMKVLGDLFEHGDIDIQDIFAASFTMNAGIDVLRPYIMASADNACAFEDLVLRI; this is encoded by the coding sequence ATGCTATTTGAAACAGAAGCTACAAACCTCCTTACAAAAGCAAAGAGGTCAGTCATTGAACGTGATAACGTCACCGCAGAACAAGTATCCTACGAGGCACTGGATTTTGGCGTAAGCCCACTGGAGGTCATAGAACTTGGTTTTATTGAAGGAATGAAAGTATTAGGTGACCTTTTCGAACATGGTGACATAGATATCCAGGATATATTTGCAGCATCCTTTACCATGAATGCAGGTATTGATGTACTAAGACCATATATTATGGCCTCTGCGGACAATGCATGTGCATTTGAGGATCTTGTGCTGAGGATCTGA
- a CDS encoding DapH/DapD/GlmU-related protein, translating into MGAGSIIMPGVSIGDNAVIGAGSVVTKNVPDNSVAIGNPAVVVGSISQLINKHKINMQNCQVYEKMSEQTAEIIKEELKTGSAYIRTHFGQDLISVDDIDENNKSI; encoded by the coding sequence ATTGGTGCAGGAAGCATTATAATGCCTGGTGTTAGTATAGGAGACAATGCAGTTATTGGTGCAGGGAGTGTTGTTACAAAAAATGTTCCAGATAATTCGGTGGCTATAGGCAATCCGGCAGTTGTAGTTGGTTCTATCTCCCAACTTATCAATAAGCACAAAATTAATATGCAGAATTGTCAAGTCTACGAAAAGATGTCAGAACAGACTGCGGAAATTATCAAAGAAGAGCTGAAAACAGGATCTGCATACATCCGTACTCATTTTGGGCAGGATCTGATTTCAGTAGACGATATTGATGAAAATAATAAGAGTATATAA
- a CDS encoding Glu/Leu/Phe/Val family dehydrogenase, with amino-acid sequence MTLENPFENSRKQLAKCADILGLDESVHEMLRHPMRELRVTLPVRMDDGTIKVFEGFRIQYNDARGPTKGGIRFHPEENIDTVRALAAWMTWKCAVVDIPLGGGKGGVICNPKEMSEGELERLSRKYISSIAQIIGPRKDIPAPDVYTNPKIMAWMVDEFSKISSFNQPGVVTGKPLTMGGSLGRGDATARGGLYTVREAAKVLGIDLKDAKIAIQGFGNAGYYAAKLATEMFGSKIVAISDSRGGVMNMDGIDPEAANQYKAKTGSVTGMPNTTPISNEAILELNVEVLIPAALENVITEKNAHKINAKIVAELANGPTTPAADEILFQRGIHVIPDFLCNAGGVTVSYFEMVQNFYMYYWSEIRVHTRLDRKMTDAYKAVYSASQKYNIDMRTAAYVVSIERVVTAMKDRGWI; translated from the coding sequence ATGACTTTAGAAAATCCATTTGAAAATTCAAGAAAACAGTTAGCAAAATGTGCTGATATTCTTGGTCTGGATGAAAGCGTACATGAAATGCTAAGACACCCGATGCGCGAACTGCGTGTCACGCTCCCTGTTCGCATGGATGATGGCACTATCAAGGTTTTCGAGGGTTTCAGGATACAGTACAACGATGCCCGGGGTCCTACAAAAGGCGGTATCAGATTCCACCCTGAAGAAAACATCGATACCGTGAGGGCACTTGCAGCGTGGATGACCTGGAAATGTGCGGTAGTAGATATACCATTGGGTGGAGGCAAAGGCGGAGTCATCTGTAACCCTAAGGAAATGTCTGAGGGTGAACTTGAGCGCCTCAGCCGCAAGTATATTTCAAGCATTGCCCAGATAATCGGTCCTAGGAAAGACATTCCTGCGCCTGACGTATACACAAATCCGAAGATCATGGCATGGATGGTTGACGAATTCTCAAAGATATCTTCCTTCAATCAGCCTGGTGTGGTTACAGGTAAGCCCCTTACAATGGGTGGGTCACTTGGAAGGGGAGATGCAACAGCAAGAGGAGGTCTCTACACTGTTCGTGAGGCTGCCAAGGTTCTAGGTATCGATCTTAAGGATGCAAAGATAGCCATTCAGGGATTTGGAAATGCCGGATATTATGCAGCAAAGCTCGCAACTGAAATGTTCGGCAGCAAGATAGTGGCCATCAGTGACAGCAGAGGCGGTGTCATGAACATGGATGGCATCGACCCTGAAGCTGCAAACCAGTACAAGGCAAAGACCGGCTCAGTTACGGGTATGCCAAACACAACACCCATCAGCAATGAAGCTATTCTTGAGTTAAATGTGGAAGTGCTGATTCCCGCAGCCCTTGAGAACGTTATCACAGAGAAGAACGCACACAAGATCAATGCTAAGATCGTTGCAGAACTCGCAAATGGTCCGACAACGCCTGCAGCAGATGAGATATTGTTCCAGAGGGGTATTCATGTTATTCCTGACTTCCTCTGTAATGCAGGCGGAGTGACAGTATCATATTTCGAAATGGTCCAGAACTTTTATATGTACTACTGGAGTGAGATCAGGGTTCACACCCGTCTGGACAGGAAAATGACTGATGCATACAAGGCAGTATACAGTGCATCACAGAAGTACAACATTGATATGAGGACAGCTGCTTACGTTGTTTCTATCGAACGTGTCGTAACTGCAATGAAAGACCGTGGATGGATCTGA
- a CDS encoding glycosyltransferase, translating to MASKKGFISMATVPSYSVVQSSRALHIFSELSKEFQDMYLIMQHYEVNEVKLDNLIQVRPLIPIDGRFSLVKGMLYRLQLSLSAFWFAIRSHRDFAILRGYDSIMLLILLKLVGVRVYSDFHGKYDLELSQRGKHLRSFFVKYIDMITLKLSDRIIVVSEGIEAQIQEYKDKCILIPNGIDVQKIDDANTGINTLDFKGYKKIVGFVGNWESFMNVEDMCQAAAYTPEVLFVIVGEGFNASALMDKYRSYENVLFAGRRPQKEAFSIMHMFDICILPYDKMDSHSKYPGFFSSRKTKEYIAAGKPIIVADVIGKESCLIPGHNCVLYESRNPRDLADKISELFNDTTLLASMGLNNFEMREHFTWDYLIQNSGIVEDLQNNGSSPE from the coding sequence ATGGCATCTAAAAAAGGATTCATATCAATGGCTACTGTGCCATCTTATAGTGTTGTGCAGTCATCGAGGGCCTTGCATATATTCTCTGAACTCAGCAAAGAGTTCCAAGACATGTACTTGATCATGCAACACTATGAAGTGAATGAGGTCAAACTTGATAATTTGATCCAGGTACGGCCTTTGATACCTATTGATGGTCGTTTTTCCCTGGTAAAAGGAATGCTCTACAGGCTGCAATTATCACTTTCTGCATTCTGGTTCGCGATCCGTTCTCATCGGGATTTTGCGATATTAAGAGGATATGACTCAATTATGCTGCTTATCTTATTGAAGCTCGTAGGTGTCAGGGTATATTCTGATTTTCATGGAAAGTATGATCTGGAATTGTCTCAGCGGGGAAAACACCTGAGAAGTTTTTTTGTGAAATATATTGATATGATCACTCTGAAGTTGAGTGACCGCATCATTGTTGTCAGCGAAGGCATTGAGGCTCAGATACAGGAGTATAAAGATAAGTGTATTTTAATACCCAATGGTATAGATGTGCAAAAGATCGATGATGCTAATACTGGTATCAATACTTTGGACTTCAAGGGCTATAAGAAGATTGTGGGTTTTGTCGGTAATTGGGAATCTTTTATGAACGTAGAGGATATGTGCCAGGCAGCTGCATATACTCCAGAAGTTTTATTTGTCATCGTAGGTGAAGGGTTCAATGCCTCCGCATTGATGGATAAGTACAGAAGCTATGAAAATGTGCTCTTTGCGGGTCGCAGACCTCAGAAAGAAGCATTTTCAATAATGCACATGTTCGATATTTGCATTTTGCCCTATGATAAAATGGACTCTCATTCAAAATATCCAGGTTTCTTTTCTTCCAGAAAGACAAAAGAATACATTGCTGCAGGCAAACCTATCATCGTTGCTGATGTTATTGGAAAGGAATCCTGCCTGATCCCCGGTCATAACTGCGTACTATATGAATCAAGGAATCCCCGGGATCTCGCAGATAAGATATCAGAGCTATTTAATGATACTACACTGCTCGCTTCCATGGGACTGAATAACTTTGAAATGCGAGAGCATTTTACATGGGATTATTTGATACAAAATTCTGGTATTGTTGAAGACCTACAGAATAATGGATCATCACCGGAGTAA
- the npdG gene encoding NADPH-dependent F420 reductase, producing MKIALIGGTGSIGKGFALRWGQKHQVIVGSRNQEKAQARAAEYNSILKDHGFKADITGEVNAKAASEADVVLLAIRYGQLASTMEQIKPELEGKVVISVVVPMEKNSCIIVPGGVPLEISANSREDYKAEYFCYVTPPSGSAAQEIATLLPGGATELVSAFHTVPAAKLSNLDIELDYDVGVCGNSMHSKNIVFDLVRDIPGMRPMDIGPLEASSMIESITPLLVNVAIRNNMKDVSIKFVD from the coding sequence ATGAAGATTGCACTAATTGGCGGTACAGGCAGCATAGGCAAAGGTTTTGCTCTCAGGTGGGGGCAAAAACATCAGGTGATAGTAGGTTCAAGGAATCAGGAAAAAGCTCAGGCCAGGGCGGCTGAGTATAATTCTATATTAAAGGATCATGGTTTCAAGGCGGACATAACAGGTGAGGTCAATGCAAAGGCGGCTTCAGAAGCTGATGTGGTGCTCCTCGCCATCAGATACGGTCAGCTAGCTTCTACCATGGAGCAGATAAAACCGGAACTTGAAGGTAAGGTCGTCATATCTGTGGTCGTGCCGATGGAAAAGAATTCTTGCATCATCGTTCCGGGCGGGGTTCCTCTCGAAATATCAGCAAATTCCCGGGAAGACTATAAAGCAGAATATTTCTGTTATGTCACCCCACCTTCGGGAAGCGCTGCACAGGAAATAGCTACTTTATTGCCTGGAGGGGCTACTGAGCTGGTTTCAGCTTTCCATACGGTTCCGGCTGCCAAGCTCTCTAACCTCGACATAGAGCTTGATTATGACGTAGGGGTCTGTGGAAACAGCATGCATTCTAAGAACATCGTCTTTGACCTTGTCAGAGATATTCCTGGAATGAGGCCTATGGATATAGGCCCACTTGAAGCCTCTTCTATGATAGAATCAATTACCCCTCTCCTTGTCAATGTGGCTATCCGCAATAACATGAAAGATGTCAGCATCAAATTCGTAGATTAG
- a CDS encoding FMN-binding glutamate synthase family protein has protein sequence MMGNLRQPNANEATRTFNRSKNVTPMSGICTRCLDGCRGNCEIFKSSFRGREVIYPGPFGEITAGGDKNYPIDYSHLNIQGYAVGAMGMPEGMIPGPETARFPNVNTEVEYGWRRKVKMKLPIFTGALGSTDIARNNWEHFTIGAAISGITIVCGENVCGVDPELKLGCDGLVKESPEMDRRIELYNKFYDGYGEMLVQMNVEDTKLGVAEYLASKHNMESIELKWGQGAKCIGGEIKVADIDRAMELKRRGYIVTPDPELHSVQEAFRMGAIKEFERHSRLGFVTEEGFCEECERLRDLGFKRITLKTGAYSMAETAMAIKYSSEARIDLLTYDGAPGGTGMSPWPMMEEWGVPTFYLQSQVYEFAQKLSDRGKKVPDLAMAGGFSSEDGVYKALAMGSPYFKAVCMGRGLMIPGMVGKNIGKWIEEKDLPKTVSEFGSTKEEIFVHYEELKEKYGEEMKNIPLGAVGIYSYTERIKVGLQQLMAGSRRFNIHAISRKDVMALTEEASKVSGIAYVMDAYRDIAEEILES, from the coding sequence ATGATGGGAAACCTAAGACAACCAAATGCCAATGAAGCCACCAGGACCTTCAACAGATCAAAGAACGTAACACCAATGTCAGGAATCTGTACACGTTGTCTGGACGGATGCCGCGGCAACTGTGAAATATTCAAGTCATCCTTCCGGGGACGTGAAGTGATATATCCCGGACCTTTCGGGGAGATCACTGCCGGCGGGGACAAGAATTACCCCATCGATTACTCACATCTTAATATCCAGGGATATGCAGTCGGTGCTATGGGTATGCCAGAAGGCATGATCCCGGGTCCTGAAACTGCAAGGTTCCCTAACGTCAATACAGAGGTAGAATACGGCTGGAGAAGAAAGGTCAAGATGAAATTGCCTATCTTTACCGGCGCACTCGGTTCAACAGATATCGCAAGGAACAACTGGGAACATTTTACTATAGGTGCGGCGATCTCAGGCATCACCATCGTATGTGGAGAAAATGTGTGTGGAGTGGACCCGGAATTGAAACTGGGATGTGATGGCCTTGTTAAAGAATCACCGGAAATGGACCGTCGGATCGAACTTTACAACAAATTCTATGATGGATACGGAGAGATGCTTGTCCAGATGAATGTAGAGGATACAAAGCTTGGTGTTGCAGAGTACCTTGCAAGCAAGCACAATATGGAAAGCATCGAACTTAAGTGGGGACAGGGAGCAAAATGTATTGGCGGCGAAATCAAGGTTGCAGACATTGACCGTGCTATGGAGCTGAAAAGGAGAGGATACATAGTCACTCCGGACCCTGAGCTTCACTCCGTCCAGGAAGCTTTCAGAATGGGTGCCATAAAGGAATTTGAAAGGCATTCCAGGCTTGGGTTTGTCACAGAAGAAGGATTTTGCGAGGAGTGCGAAAGGCTTAGGGACCTTGGTTTTAAACGTATAACCCTCAAGACAGGAGCATATTCTATGGCAGAGACCGCCATGGCCATAAAATATAGCTCAGAGGCCAGGATAGATCTGCTCACATATGACGGAGCACCCGGAGGCACCGGCATGAGCCCCTGGCCCATGATGGAAGAATGGGGAGTGCCGACATTCTACCTGCAGTCCCAGGTCTACGAATTTGCGCAAAAACTATCAGACAGAGGTAAGAAAGTGCCTGATCTGGCAATGGCAGGCGGTTTCTCCAGTGAGGACGGAGTCTATAAGGCACTTGCAATGGGATCACCCTATTTCAAGGCAGTATGCATGGGTCGTGGCCTCATGATCCCTGGAATGGTGGGTAAGAACATAGGTAAATGGATAGAAGAAAAAGACCTTCCAAAGACGGTATCCGAGTTTGGTAGTACCAAAGAGGAGATCTTCGTGCACTATGAGGAATTGAAAGAGAAATATGGCGAAGAAATGAAAAACATACCTCTTGGAGCAGTGGGCATCTATTCATATACGGAGAGGATCAAAGTAGGATTACAACAGCTTATGGCAGGCTCCCGAAGATTCAACATCCATGCCATCTCACGAAAAGATGTCATGGCGCTCACCGAAGAAGCATCAAAGGTATCCGGAATTGCCTATGTTATGGATGCGTACAGGGACATTGCAGAGGAGATACTTGAAAGCTGA
- the mtaA gene encoding methylcobamide:CoM methyltransferase MtaA: protein MSDLTLKQRFIASLERKDVDKVPVCSVTQTGTVELMEMTGAKWPDAHYDPEKMATLAIAAHEITGLEAVRYPFCNTVMPETLGCTVREGSLDSQPQIIDFPCKEKKDVAGLLVPDNLLESKRIKTILQATDIVKDRLSDEVPIVVGILGPAAIACCLCGVNNYLMWCITAPEVLKELLVLGTSVCKEYANALFDRGVDAVVIIDSEAGPDLFPPPLFQSMILPFYRSLTKDMRGPTILHICGDATEILDDMADSGFQGLSIEEKVNLAYANQVVAGRACLVGNISPVFTLLERSPEQVKKEAKECIADGVGILSPGCGIAPHTSIENIRAFVAARDEYYGLG, encoded by the coding sequence TTGTCAGACCTAACTTTGAAACAGCGTTTTATCGCTTCTCTTGAAAGAAAAGATGTTGATAAGGTACCTGTCTGTTCAGTAACTCAGACAGGAACTGTGGAGCTCATGGAAATGACAGGTGCAAAATGGCCCGATGCGCATTATGATCCTGAGAAAATGGCAACTCTGGCTATTGCGGCACACGAGATTACAGGACTTGAGGCGGTAAGGTATCCTTTTTGCAACACTGTGATGCCTGAGACTCTTGGTTGCACTGTCAGGGAGGGTTCTCTGGACAGCCAGCCCCAGATCATAGATTTCCCATGCAAGGAAAAGAAAGATGTTGCAGGTCTGCTGGTACCTGATAACTTGCTTGAAAGTAAAAGAATAAAAACGATTCTCCAGGCTACTGATATTGTAAAAGACAGACTCTCGGATGAAGTTCCGATAGTTGTTGGTATACTGGGCCCTGCTGCTATTGCCTGTTGTCTGTGTGGTGTGAACAATTATCTAATGTGGTGTATCACTGCACCTGAAGTCCTTAAAGAACTGTTGGTCTTGGGTACAAGTGTTTGCAAGGAATATGCAAATGCCTTGTTTGACAGGGGTGTGGATGCGGTGGTGATAATAGATTCAGAGGCAGGTCCTGATCTATTCCCTCCTCCTCTGTTCCAATCCATGATATTACCTTTTTACAGGTCGCTTACAAAGGATATGAGAGGCCCTACGATCCTTCACATTTGCGGTGATGCTACGGAAATCCTGGATGATATGGCAGATTCCGGTTTTCAAGGACTGAGCATAGAGGAGAAAGTGAACCTCGCCTATGCAAATCAGGTGGTTGCAGGTAGAGCCTGTCTTGTAGGCAATATCTCTCCTGTTTTTACATTACTGGAAAGATCTCCGGAACAGGTAAAAAAAGAAGCAAAGGAATGCATAGCGGATGGAGTCGGTATCCTTTCCCCGGGTTGTGGGATAGCCCCCCATACATCAATTGAAAATATCAGGGCATTTGTGGCTGCCAGGGATGAATATTACGGTTTGGGGTAA
- a CDS encoding transposase: MDKKSIEYRGVLFEDSIENYLYRETASICQFLHFLCIEDISQYVERTVYTNKRWHFKYNVSSMIKLFIVKCFRNLSYEKTVSSLTEEEAIMLSFCDKNGQIRLPSAGTLHHFVKYRLGEDGVNELIIMVGEKILKSSKLKDAKIDSTPLEASRYDKYADYNPHYKCKMDKAHITMIGTYPVFMTYTNGLSSDSTELIKHIHALKKMEANIEFYAADGAYDSFQNNADIWYHLNAKPIISYSCDAVLHKEGEVERIDHWVNKMWKLGGEVHTKIENKLKFLYENGRQEQVGMYLRNQNILDELFWELYKKRVECEKVHGHMKDTMNFDVRRIRVESRALYSLLNFVSYQLLVLTELQNKVKLRNSFGRLF; this comes from the coding sequence ATGGATAAAAAATCTATCGAGTATAGAGGAGTCCTCTTCGAGGACTCCATAGAAAACTATCTTTACAGAGAAACTGCCTCTATTTGCCAATTTCTTCATTTTCTCTGTATAGAAGACATTTCACAATACGTTGAACGTACTGTGTATACCAACAAACGTTGGCATTTTAAATATAACGTTTCCTCAATGATAAAGCTCTTTATTGTAAAGTGCTTCAGGAATCTCTCTTATGAAAAAACAGTATCCAGTTTAACAGAAGAAGAAGCTATTATGCTATCGTTCTGTGATAAAAATGGGCAAATAAGACTTCCTTCAGCTGGAACCCTCCATCATTTTGTAAAATATAGACTTGGAGAAGATGGGGTCAATGAACTAATAATAATGGTAGGCGAAAAGATTCTTAAAAGCTCAAAGTTAAAAGACGCCAAGATAGATTCAACACCTCTTGAAGCTTCACGATATGACAAATATGCGGATTATAATCCGCATTATAAATGTAAAATGGACAAAGCTCACATTACAATGATTGGAACTTATCCGGTATTTATGACATATACTAATGGCCTTAGTTCTGATTCTACGGAACTTATCAAACACATACACGCATTAAAGAAAATGGAAGCTAATATTGAATTTTATGCTGCGGATGGAGCTTATGACTCATTCCAAAACAATGCAGATATATGGTATCATCTGAATGCAAAACCAATTATTTCCTACTCTTGTGATGCAGTATTGCACAAAGAAGGTGAAGTAGAGAGGATTGATCATTGGGTGAACAAAATGTGGAAACTTGGTGGAGAGGTTCATACCAAAATAGAAAATAAGCTGAAGTTTCTGTATGAAAATGGAAGACAAGAACAAGTTGGGATGTACCTAAGAAATCAAAACATCCTCGATGAATTATTTTGGGAGTTATACAAGAAAAGAGTAGAATGCGAAAAAGTACATGGCCACATGAAAGATACGATGAACTTCGATGTCAGAAGAATAAGAGTAGAGAGCAGAGCTCTCTACTCTCTGCTGAATTTCGTTTCCTATCAACTATTAGTGCTTACTGAATTGCAAAATAAAGTTAAACTCAGGAATTCGTTTGGGAGGCTATTCTAA